A section of the Mycobacterium sp. 3519A genome encodes:
- a CDS encoding SIS domain-containing protein, which translates to MKQEGFAADLYRKPEVLRRLATTLEAGNPWAQVVPRDVERVVLIGMGSSAYAGGVAAARMRAAGLVATSELASSQLLPAWDARTLVVATSASGRSAETLNALGRLPAGAHAVALTNTPGSPITEDCGSTVMLEAEPEVGGVACRSYQHTLALLMALECQLRGASTGHLANVVAAAAEASAQLIATESEWCPAVSGLLLGPHGTHLAAPAHRLCSAQQGALMLREGPRRPAVACETGDWSHVDVYLTKTTDYRLLVFAGSKWEPQLAEWTQARGSTVVGVGGAVPGAQYDVRYAGDTDDDVRLLTEVLVPELVAAAAWQSTLDES; encoded by the coding sequence ATGAAGCAAGAAGGGTTCGCCGCCGACCTCTACCGCAAGCCCGAGGTGTTGCGGCGACTCGCCACGACGCTGGAGGCGGGCAACCCGTGGGCGCAGGTTGTTCCGCGCGACGTCGAACGGGTGGTGCTGATCGGGATGGGGTCGTCGGCCTACGCCGGTGGGGTAGCTGCGGCGCGGATGCGGGCGGCCGGGCTCGTCGCCACGTCCGAACTGGCGTCGTCGCAACTGCTTCCGGCGTGGGACGCCCGCACGTTGGTCGTTGCCACCTCCGCCAGCGGCCGATCCGCCGAAACCCTGAATGCGCTGGGCCGGTTACCCGCAGGAGCTCATGCCGTCGCCCTGACGAACACGCCGGGGTCACCGATCACCGAGGATTGCGGCTCGACCGTCATGCTGGAAGCCGAACCCGAAGTCGGTGGCGTAGCGTGCCGGAGCTATCAGCACACGCTCGCGTTGCTCATGGCGTTGGAGTGTCAGCTGCGCGGCGCGAGTACCGGACATCTAGCGAACGTGGTCGCGGCGGCGGCAGAGGCGTCCGCACAACTCATTGCCACCGAATCCGAATGGTGCCCAGCTGTTTCCGGCCTGTTGCTCGGCCCGCACGGTACGCATTTGGCCGCTCCGGCCCACCGGCTGTGCTCCGCCCAACAAGGTGCGCTGATGCTGCGGGAAGGACCTCGCCGCCCCGCTGTCGCCTGCGAAACCGGCGATTGGAGCCATGTCGACGTCTATCTCACCAAGACCACGGATTACCGACTACTCGTCTTCGCGGGTTCCAAGTGGGAGCCGCAACTGGCCGAATGGACGCAGGCGCGTGGCAGCACTGTCGTCGGGGTTGGCGGCGCTGTGCCCGGCGCACAGTACGACGTCCGCTACGCCGGTGACACCGATGACGACGTCAGATTGCTCACCGAGGTTCTGGTGCCCGAACTGGTCGCGGCCGCTGCATGGCAGTCGACCCTCGACGAGAGTTAG
- a CDS encoding MmcQ/YjbR family DNA-binding protein: MEHDTRLQARSATHADELPGAERTHQASGDWDLWKVGGKVFMLHTAMPGEPVVILKADPADAKFLREAHEQITAGYHMNKEHWITLHPGGGIEPRLVDNLVTESYLLVVEGLPKKKRPVDPDEFRHSRPRRPYS; encoded by the coding sequence ATGGAACATGACACGCGGCTGCAGGCGCGATCGGCTACCCATGCTGACGAGCTCCCCGGCGCGGAGCGGACTCATCAGGCCTCCGGCGACTGGGACCTGTGGAAGGTTGGCGGCAAGGTGTTCATGCTGCATACCGCGATGCCCGGAGAACCAGTCGTCATCCTGAAGGCTGATCCCGCCGATGCGAAGTTCCTGCGCGAAGCTCATGAGCAGATCACCGCGGGGTACCACATGAACAAGGAGCACTGGATCACGCTTCATCCCGGTGGCGGCATCGAACCACGACTCGTCGACAATCTGGTGACCGAGTCGTACCTGCTTGTCGTCGAAGGGCTTCCAAAGAAGAAGCGCCCGGTAGATCCCGACGAATTCCGACACTCGCGGCCGCGACGGCCGTACTCGTGA
- a CDS encoding nitroreductase family protein, whose product MDLAKLMDKHLTRYFDPTRTIPEETLQQLLCFLRSAPTSVNVQPNHFYVLATPEAKEKLANNLGERFSDNGEKVQNASHDIIVTTLTDLPDEHMDAVFAKERADGRFPDLSKQELWEFMTRDFLNIRSSKFKDLDHWMEKQTYMAVGMTMMAAAALGVEATPFEGFDRDSVDEAFGIVGTGYTTTLLMGLGYPHQEKAYTTRISRLNPDRLFTFL is encoded by the coding sequence ATGGACCTCGCAAAGCTGATGGACAAGCACCTCACGCGGTATTTCGACCCGACGAGAACCATCCCGGAAGAGACGTTGCAGCAGCTGTTGTGTTTTCTGCGGTCGGCTCCGACGTCGGTCAACGTGCAGCCCAACCATTTCTACGTTCTCGCAACGCCGGAGGCCAAGGAGAAGCTCGCGAACAACTTGGGCGAACGCTTCAGCGACAACGGGGAGAAAGTCCAGAACGCGTCGCACGACATCATCGTTACTACGCTGACCGACCTGCCCGACGAGCACATGGATGCAGTTTTTGCCAAAGAACGGGCCGACGGCCGCTTCCCGGATCTGTCGAAGCAGGAGCTGTGGGAGTTCATGACCCGAGACTTCCTCAACATTCGATCCTCGAAGTTCAAGGATTTGGACCACTGGATGGAGAAGCAGACCTACATGGCTGTCGGAATGACGATGATGGCCGCCGCCGCCCTCGGTGTCGAGGCGACACCTTTCGAGGGCTTCGACCGGGACAGCGTTGATGAGGCGTTCGGAATTGTCGGGACTGGTTACACGACAACGCTTCTCATGGGGTTGGGCTACCCGCATCAGGAGAAGGCCTATACGACTCGGATCTCAAGATTGAACCCCGACCGTCTGTTCACCTTCCTTTAG
- a CDS encoding peptide deformylase, which yields MGVIPIRIVGDPALHTPTRLVSVSADGSLPLDLAHLIGDLYDTLAASKGVGLSANQIGADLRIFVYDCPRARVESARIRGCVVNPVLETADWPAGPPDPVSDEEGCLSVPGEKFPIARANWARVTGLDADGEPVTVEGTGLIARMLQHEVGHLDGELYIDRLAPPYAVRASDAVTAHGWGVPGLSWTPGVDPNPFADSGNTRK from the coding sequence ATGGGTGTCATACCGATCCGCATTGTCGGAGATCCCGCTCTGCATACTCCCACCCGTCTGGTATCCGTCAGCGCCGACGGGTCGTTACCGCTCGATCTTGCGCATCTCATCGGAGATCTGTACGACACGCTCGCGGCATCGAAGGGAGTTGGCCTGTCGGCCAACCAGATCGGAGCCGACCTTCGCATCTTCGTCTACGACTGCCCGCGAGCGCGTGTGGAATCCGCACGCATCCGGGGTTGCGTTGTCAACCCGGTGCTGGAGACTGCCGATTGGCCTGCGGGTCCACCCGATCCGGTCAGCGACGAGGAGGGCTGCCTATCAGTGCCGGGGGAGAAATTTCCGATCGCCCGCGCGAACTGGGCACGGGTCACCGGATTGGATGCGGACGGTGAGCCAGTCACGGTGGAGGGCACTGGACTGATCGCACGAATGCTGCAACACGAAGTCGGGCACCTCGACGGTGAGCTATACATCGATCGCCTGGCACCGCCCTACGCCGTCCGCGCCTCCGACGCTGTTACCGCACATGGCTGGGGGGTCCCGGGGCTTTCCTGGACGCCCGGTGTCGATCCGAATCCATTCGCTGATAGCGGCAACACGCGAAAGTAG
- a CDS encoding isocitrate lyase/phosphoenolpyruvate mutase family protein yields MNDAAARARYEEFTELHRGPATFIMPNAWDGPSALLFKETGFKSIATSSAVLAATLGRIDGIHAVSRDEHLDHAALLTSVSGLPINGDFEDGYGETPQDVRATVEASIAYGLAGIGVEDTTGDPTKPIREFDDAVRRIEAAAAAARGRIVLTGRTDNFLWGISDLDDTIRRLAAFAEAGADVLYAPNLPDRASISAVINAVAPKPVNVLVSPHDAATLAELQTIGVRRISLGVDPYTYALGATREAATRLVEGDLKALGSNLDFGHIVELING; encoded by the coding sequence ATGAACGACGCAGCAGCCCGGGCACGTTACGAAGAGTTCACCGAACTCCACCGTGGTCCCGCAACATTCATCATGCCCAACGCATGGGATGGACCGTCGGCTCTGCTCTTCAAGGAAACCGGATTCAAATCCATCGCCACCTCATCCGCGGTTCTCGCCGCGACGCTTGGCCGGATCGACGGCATCCACGCCGTCAGCCGTGACGAGCATCTCGATCACGCCGCCTTACTCACCTCCGTGAGTGGACTTCCGATCAACGGCGACTTCGAGGACGGCTACGGCGAGACGCCCCAAGACGTCCGTGCCACTGTCGAGGCATCAATCGCTTACGGTCTGGCTGGCATCGGAGTCGAGGACACCACCGGTGACCCCACCAAGCCGATTCGTGAATTCGATGATGCGGTTCGCCGCATCGAGGCTGCCGCCGCAGCTGCGCGCGGACGGATCGTCTTGACCGGCCGTACGGACAACTTCTTGTGGGGCATTTCCGACCTCGACGACACCATCCGCCGCCTTGCCGCATTCGCGGAGGCAGGAGCTGACGTCCTTTACGCACCGAATCTGCCTGATCGCGCCTCGATTAGCGCAGTCATCAACGCTGTCGCCCCCAAGCCGGTCAATGTCCTAGTCAGCCCGCACGATGCCGCTACACTCGCAGAACTGCAGACGATCGGTGTGCGTCGAATCAGCCTTGGCGTCGACCCTTATACCTACGCTCTCGGAGCCACCCGAGAGGCGGCCACGAGGCTAGTCGAGGGAGACCTCAAGGCGCTCGGATCAAACCTGGACTTCGGCCACATCGTCGAGCTGATCAATGGCTGA
- a CDS encoding carboxymuconolactone decarboxylase family protein, producing MTYFTPIEPGAAHGQAADLLKQVKKTLGSIPDMTKVMANSPALLKSYLALFTAVAGGTIPAGTRARLAIASAEFNGCEYCLSSHTYVGATTNKVDAAELAKARRCESDDPHVAALLKLSNTIAANFGDVDESDISAARQAGVTEEEIGELVANLALNTLTNYFNIMARVDNEWPVVPL from the coding sequence ATGACCTACTTCACCCCCATCGAGCCCGGTGCGGCGCACGGCCAAGCCGCCGACCTCTTGAAGCAGGTAAAGAAGACGTTGGGTTCCATCCCGGACATGACGAAAGTGATGGCAAACAGCCCCGCTCTACTCAAGAGTTACCTCGCCTTATTCACCGCAGTAGCCGGTGGGACCATTCCAGCGGGCACTCGTGCGCGTCTGGCCATCGCCTCCGCTGAATTCAACGGATGCGAGTACTGCCTGTCGTCGCACACCTACGTTGGTGCAACCACAAACAAGGTTGATGCGGCCGAACTGGCGAAGGCTCGCAGGTGCGAATCTGACGATCCACACGTAGCCGCTCTGCTGAAATTGTCGAACACCATCGCTGCCAACTTCGGCGACGTCGACGAATCCGACATCAGCGCCGCGCGTCAGGCCGGCGTAACCGAGGAAGAGATCGGAGAACTCGTGGCCAACCTGGCGCTCAACACACTGACCAACTACTTCAACATCATGGCTCGCGTCGACAACGAATGGCCGGTAGTCCCACTGTGA
- a CDS encoding DUF732 domain-containing protein translates to MKREAVKKLAARLVLAVAPLAGLLVLPAAHADDRGGAGYSNVPEVETHPVNNTSDARFYWLLTRPDQERALVVWNFPLVRSQAITTCQRRDTGQSPMQALYALDQRYGGPYSFDDANSITSAAETIYCPWHNAPMPAGNWANTSAPMYPMPVYPPLAWSPTAAPCM, encoded by the coding sequence ATGAAAAGGGAAGCCGTCAAGAAGCTGGCTGCACGCCTGGTGTTGGCCGTTGCGCCGTTGGCAGGGCTGCTCGTTTTGCCTGCCGCCCACGCCGACGATCGGGGCGGCGCAGGGTACTCCAACGTCCCCGAGGTAGAGACCCATCCGGTGAACAACACTTCCGACGCTCGCTTCTACTGGCTGCTGACGCGGCCCGATCAGGAGCGCGCGCTGGTGGTATGGAACTTCCCACTCGTGCGATCCCAGGCGATAACAACGTGTCAGCGGCGCGACACCGGCCAATCGCCAATGCAAGCGCTATATGCGCTGGATCAGCGCTACGGCGGGCCGTACTCCTTCGACGATGCGAACAGCATCACGTCCGCCGCCGAGACCATCTACTGCCCATGGCACAACGCTCCGATGCCCGCTGGAAACTGGGCGAACACGTCGGCTCCCATGTATCCGATGCCTGTCTACCCACCGCTGGCGTGGTCTCCGACAGCCGCGCCGTGCATGTGA
- a CDS encoding helix-turn-helix transcriptional regulator: MDLERLGHQIVSRRVALGYRTRTDLANSLQLTVRTLADIENGVRRASPGTYAMLENKLGWAPGSIDTILAGGEPKEMVVKLHRDSSERRYDSFVVDALSRASTEELLLELRRRIIRPRDRRREMWDDDDGLDSHGDWPQEG, encoded by the coding sequence ATGGACCTGGAACGCCTGGGCCACCAGATCGTGAGTCGGCGCGTCGCGCTGGGCTATCGCACCCGCACCGACTTGGCCAACAGCCTTCAGCTCACCGTGCGTACCCTCGCCGACATCGAAAACGGGGTACGCAGGGCCAGCCCAGGCACCTACGCGATGCTGGAGAACAAGTTGGGTTGGGCGCCGGGGAGTATCGACACCATCCTGGCTGGCGGTGAGCCCAAAGAAATGGTTGTCAAACTTCACCGCGACAGTTCTGAGCGTCGATACGACTCGTTCGTCGTCGACGCGCTATCGCGAGCCTCTACCGAAGAGTTGCTGTTGGAGTTGCGCCGCCGCATCATCCGCCCCCGCGATAGACGCCGCGAGATGTGGGACGACGACGACGGCCTCGACTCGCATGGAGATTGGCCTCAGGAGGGTTAG
- a CDS encoding alpha/beta hydrolase-fold protein, producing the protein MVRTHTVVAGETLSSLALRYYGDANLYRLIATASGIPNPNLINVGQRLVMPDFIRYSVAAGDTLPELASRFYGDAELDKLIADATGIAESGPLNAGQQLIIPDITRYTVAPGDTLSALALRFYGDTAFYPVIAAVNGIADPAVINVGHKLVIFVGRSDGFGLRIVDRNENDPRLWYYRFQTAAIGWNPGVNVLLPDDYRTSGRTYPVLYMFHGGAADFRQFDFLGIRELTAGKPIIVVMPDGGQAGWYSNPVTSFVGPRNWETFHIAQLLPWIEANFRTYAEYDGRAVGGFSMGGFGALKYAAKYYGHFASVSAHSGPASLRRDFGLVVHWANITSAVLDLAGGTVYGAPLWDQARVSADNPIERIESYRNKRIFLVAGTSPDPLNWFDSVNETQVLAGQREFRDRLRAAGIPHEPHEVPGGHIFRPDMFRLDLDGIIARLRPAAAGVAPGPPAAIQP; encoded by the coding sequence ATGGTCAGAACACATACGGTTGTCGCGGGGGAAACGTTGTCGTCCTTGGCATTGCGCTATTACGGCGACGCGAATCTGTACCGGCTGATCGCCACCGCCAGCGGCATCCCGAATCCGAATTTGATCAACGTGGGGCAACGACTCGTGATGCCCGACTTCATCAGGTACTCGGTGGCCGCAGGGGACACGCTGCCGGAGTTGGCGTCGAGGTTCTATGGTGACGCCGAACTGGACAAGCTGATCGCGGACGCCACCGGCATCGCCGAGTCGGGCCCGCTGAACGCCGGCCAGCAACTCATCATCCCGGACATCACCAGGTATACCGTTGCCCCCGGCGACACGTTGTCCGCCTTGGCGTTGCGGTTCTACGGGGACACCGCGTTCTATCCGGTGATCGCCGCTGTCAACGGGATCGCCGACCCCGCCGTCATCAACGTCGGGCACAAGCTGGTGATCTTCGTCGGCCGCAGCGACGGGTTCGGGCTACGCATCGTCGACCGCAACGAGAACGATCCCCGGCTGTGGTACTACCGGTTCCAGACGGCGGCGATCGGCTGGAACCCCGGCGTCAACGTTCTGCTGCCGGACGACTACCGCACCAGCGGACGCACCTACCCGGTCCTCTACATGTTCCACGGCGGCGCGGCCGACTTCCGCCAGTTCGACTTCCTCGGAATCCGCGAGCTGACAGCCGGTAAGCCGATCATCGTCGTGATGCCCGACGGTGGGCAGGCGGGTTGGTACTCCAATCCGGTCACCTCGTTCGTCGGCCCGCGGAACTGGGAGACGTTCCACATCGCCCAGCTGCTGCCGTGGATCGAGGCAAACTTCCGGACGTACGCCGAGTACGACGGCCGCGCGGTGGGCGGGTTCTCGATGGGCGGCTTCGGCGCGCTGAAGTACGCGGCCAAGTATTACGGCCACTTCGCGTCGGTCAGCGCGCACTCCGGCCCGGCGAGCCTGCGGCGCGACTTCGGCCTGGTGGTGCACTGGGCCAACATCACCTCGGCGGTCTTGGACCTGGCGGGCGGCACGGTCTACGGTGCGCCACTGTGGGACCAGGCGCGGGTCAGCGCCGACAACCCGATCGAGCGCATCGAGAGCTATCGGAACAAGCGGATCTTCCTGGTCGCAGGCACCAGTCCGGATCCGCTCAACTGGTTCGACAGCGTCAACGAGACGCAGGTGCTCGCCGGTCAGCGGGAGTTCCGCGACCGGCTGAGGGCGGCCGGCATTCCACATGAGCCGCACGAGGTGCCCGGCGGCCACATCTTCCGGCCGGACATGTTCCGCCTCGATCTCGACGGCATCATCGCCCGCCTGCGACCTGCGGCCGCGGGCGTGGCGCCAGGCCCCCCTGCGGCGATACAACCCTGA
- a CDS encoding N-acetylmuramoyl-L-alanine amidase — protein sequence MAQTGPWTGDPVWLADVLRAENVRLVEYPGWRDRGHGDFKDIRGVMVHHTGSDTASAASIANGRPDLPGPLSQLHLARDGTVTVVAVGVAWHAGVGMYPWLPTNMGNWHMIGIECANSGTSPTAPHRTNWPDAQYDALVRCCAAINRRLAQNSSRTIGHKEYAGRSQGKWDPGAIDMDVLRADIQEQIGAIDKPAPTPRPPVPVGVYAHVLLFRGSEGPQVAQLQRQLRQDYAAYAGHLVVDGIYGPQTEAAVREFQRRTRGLKVDGVVGPLTAAAMKLRLVPPVQAA from the coding sequence TTGGCTCAGACAGGACCGTGGACCGGCGACCCGGTGTGGCTCGCCGACGTGCTGCGCGCCGAAAATGTCCGGCTCGTCGAGTATCCCGGGTGGCGCGATCGTGGCCACGGCGACTTCAAGGACATCCGCGGTGTCATGGTGCATCACACCGGATCAGACACCGCGAGCGCGGCGTCCATCGCCAACGGCAGGCCGGACCTGCCCGGCCCGTTGTCGCAACTGCATCTCGCGCGTGACGGCACGGTGACCGTCGTCGCGGTCGGTGTCGCATGGCACGCCGGCGTCGGCATGTATCCGTGGCTGCCGACCAACATGGGCAACTGGCACATGATCGGCATCGAGTGCGCCAACAGCGGAACCAGCCCGACCGCGCCGCACCGCACCAATTGGCCGGACGCACAGTACGACGCCTTGGTCCGTTGCTGCGCCGCCATCAATCGTCGGCTGGCGCAGAACTCCAGTCGGACCATCGGGCACAAGGAGTACGCCGGCCGTTCACAGGGCAAGTGGGATCCCGGCGCGATCGACATGGACGTGCTGCGCGCCGATATTCAAGAACAGATCGGTGCGATCGACAAACCGGCGCCCACACCCCGACCCCCGGTGCCGGTCGGTGTGTACGCCCACGTCCTGCTGTTCCGTGGTTCCGAGGGTCCGCAAGTCGCGCAGTTGCAGCGTCAACTCAGACAGGACTACGCGGCGTACGCCGGACACCTCGTCGTCGACGGTATCTACGGTCCGCAGACCGAGGCTGCGGTCAGGGAGTTCCAGCGCCGCACCCGTGGCTTGAAAGTCGACGGCGTCGTCGGTCCGCTCACCGCGGCCGCCATGAAGCTGCGGCTGGTGCCGCCCGTGCAGGCGGCCTGA
- a CDS encoding HPP family protein yields MTQAEAPAPTSSPWYVSSAPPRQKFVVIVVETVVSLVALGIVAALTALTREPWLIPPLAASMALVIGGAHFPLSQPRNVIGGHMASAIVGVLVGAVGVNALWGGALAGALALGVMKLIRMPHSPAAATAMIGVAPAIPRWEFVLLIGTAATILVAVGVIGNKINRAKYPHYWW; encoded by the coding sequence GTGACGCAGGCCGAGGCGCCAGCCCCGACCAGTTCGCCCTGGTATGTGAGTTCAGCACCGCCCAGGCAGAAATTCGTCGTCATCGTTGTCGAGACGGTCGTGAGTCTGGTGGCGCTCGGCATCGTGGCGGCTCTGACCGCGTTGACCCGCGAGCCGTGGCTGATTCCACCCTTGGCGGCCAGCATGGCGTTGGTCATCGGTGGTGCGCACTTCCCGCTCTCCCAGCCGCGCAATGTCATCGGCGGTCACATGGCGTCCGCGATCGTCGGCGTGCTCGTCGGTGCGGTCGGCGTCAACGCGCTGTGGGGTGGAGCGCTTGCCGGTGCACTGGCGCTGGGTGTCATGAAGCTGATCCGGATGCCGCACTCCCCCGCTGCGGCGACCGCGATGATCGGCGTCGCACCCGCCATACCGCGTTGGGAATTCGTGCTCCTCATCGGTACGGCCGCAACCATTCTGGTCGCCGTGGGTGTCATCGGTAACAAGATCAACCGGGCGAAGTACCCGCACTACTGGTGGTGA
- a CDS encoding DUF4185 domain-containing protein has protein sequence MAIATGNGVASASPAEKGSSASETSTSADSSAPAKTSTTESGTKVDTDGAEAKVEVEPTPAAEPETKAAGSEADDADDANVAPPTRKPHKPKNVQIRIAKKPSAGLTKKSTVSEAPPRSAVATTATSGDTSDEPPVVQRTVAAPEPVTFTDVAVVALHEVRPKVATAPRPSFVQRTVSNVVSQVLSAVGLGSLASNIPGGPSWSPLGLALLALGARRETEQTLTAARTTSTGTPVAALALVPTAAVASEPATTRTPVAVSGNTQFIEFVTGAGNLNDTQRRFGIGGTDLGIMWDNGITDNPTTAVNEHQVLIAFGDTFSNSFPVRSGIWRMNTLFRSTDTTLSNGMYIPDGIQHDPGMYSGSPMSDPNFSREIIGHPRYAIGPEVTIIPTAAISVPGAGANGATRQYISFMSVRSWDTPGSWTTNYSGIAYSDDNGQNWRSELVPSSSIRTAASGRSTVPYVSGNQNFQQNAFVKPPAGSQEAAEGWVYMYGTPSGRNGTVYVSRVNQYQIMDQTKYQYWNGSSWVANKPSAAKPILPGTTTSFLGFFKSTTYPSAGEMSVQYNPYLKKYVMLYADKNNNVVMRTSNTPQGTWSAPTTLVTSTKVPGLYAPMIHPWSGTENLPQSESQYLYWNLSTWGDYQVRLMRTDLTKV, from the coding sequence ATGGCCATAGCTACTGGTAATGGCGTTGCTTCGGCCAGCCCGGCTGAGAAGGGTTCGTCGGCGTCGGAGACATCGACGTCCGCCGACAGCTCGGCGCCTGCCAAGACGTCGACTACGGAATCGGGCACCAAGGTCGACACCGACGGCGCCGAAGCGAAGGTGGAGGTGGAGCCGACGCCCGCCGCCGAACCTGAAACCAAGGCGGCGGGGTCCGAGGCGGACGACGCCGACGACGCGAATGTTGCGCCACCGACGCGCAAACCGCACAAACCCAAGAACGTCCAAATACGCATCGCGAAGAAGCCGTCAGCCGGCCTCACGAAGAAGTCGACGGTCAGCGAGGCGCCGCCCAGATCGGCGGTCGCCACCACTGCCACGTCCGGCGACACCAGCGATGAGCCGCCTGTCGTGCAGCGAACCGTGGCGGCTCCCGAGCCCGTCACGTTCACCGACGTCGCGGTGGTCGCGCTTCACGAAGTCCGGCCCAAGGTCGCGACCGCCCCGCGGCCGTCTTTCGTGCAGCGCACGGTGTCCAACGTCGTCTCTCAGGTGTTGTCCGCGGTCGGTCTCGGCTCGCTGGCGTCCAACATCCCTGGCGGTCCGAGTTGGTCGCCACTGGGGCTGGCGCTGCTCGCACTGGGCGCGCGCCGCGAAACGGAACAGACGCTCACGGCCGCGCGGACGACGAGCACCGGAACGCCGGTGGCCGCGCTGGCGCTCGTCCCGACCGCGGCGGTGGCATCGGAACCCGCGACCACGCGGACACCCGTGGCAGTCAGTGGCAACACCCAGTTCATCGAGTTCGTCACCGGCGCAGGCAATTTGAACGATACACAGCGGAGGTTCGGCATCGGCGGCACCGACCTGGGCATCATGTGGGACAACGGAATCACGGACAATCCGACCACCGCGGTCAACGAGCACCAGGTGTTGATCGCATTCGGTGACACGTTCAGCAACAGCTTCCCGGTGCGCTCCGGCATCTGGCGGATGAACACGCTGTTCCGCAGCACGGATACCACGCTGTCCAACGGCATGTACATCCCTGACGGCATCCAGCATGACCCGGGGATGTACAGCGGCTCACCGATGTCTGATCCGAATTTCTCACGGGAGATCATCGGGCATCCCCGGTATGCCATCGGACCGGAGGTGACGATCATTCCGACCGCGGCGATCTCGGTTCCCGGTGCGGGTGCCAACGGCGCGACGCGGCAGTACATCAGCTTCATGTCCGTGCGGTCCTGGGACACCCCGGGAAGCTGGACGACGAACTACTCGGGGATCGCGTATTCCGATGACAACGGCCAGAATTGGCGGTCCGAACTGGTGCCGTCGTCGTCGATCCGCACGGCCGCATCCGGTCGCTCGACGGTGCCGTACGTCTCCGGTAACCAGAACTTCCAGCAAAACGCGTTCGTCAAACCGCCCGCGGGCTCGCAGGAAGCCGCCGAGGGCTGGGTCTACATGTACGGCACGCCGTCGGGCCGCAACGGCACGGTGTACGTGTCGCGGGTGAACCAGTACCAGATCATGGACCAGACGAAGTACCAGTACTGGAACGGGTCGTCGTGGGTGGCGAACAAGCCTTCGGCGGCCAAGCCGATCTTGCCGGGAACTACCACCAGCTTCCTCGGCTTCTTCAAGTCGACGACATATCCCAGCGCCGGTGAAATGTCGGTGCAGTACAACCCGTACCTGAAGAAGTACGTGATGCTCTACGCCGACAAGAACAACAACGTCGTGATGCGGACATCCAACACGCCACAAGGGACATGGTCGGCCCCCACGACACTGGTGACGTCGACAAAGGTGCCGGGCTTGTACGCGCCGATGATCCATCCGTGGTCGGGCACCGAAAACCTCCCGCAGTCGGAAAGCCAATACCTGTACTGGAACCTGTCGACGTGGGGGGACTACCAAGTGAGGCTGATGCGTACGGACCTGACCAAGGTTTGA